The genomic segment GATgacaaatttgaaatgttttcatGTTTATCAGAATTCCTCAGTGATAATGATGtcgatattaatatgataaaagaaattataactACTCATCTAATAAGTTTACTAATAAACTTTAATGCACGGTTTGAAGATTTCCCAGAAGAAAGTCTAGGTTGGATAAGAAATCCATTTCATTTCaatatcaatgaaataaaattaggaaatttaaaaataagcgaAGAACTTATTGACTTGTCATCAGATGAAAATCTACGTATCAGATTTCAAGAAAATGCATGTGATACATTTTGGATTTCCATCAAATTTGAATATCCAGAATTATCAAAACAAGCCATATCAATTTTACTTCCTTTTGCATCAACTTATTTATGCGAAACAGCATTTTCAACACTaacgataattaaaaacaaatatcgcTCCGGATTAAATGTTGAAGCTGACTTAAGAGTGGCAGTGTCAAATATCAAACCAAACATAGAATCAATCATGTCTACAATGCAAGCTCAGGTctctcattaaaataattaaatagtatttttataattttaaaaatattaaaatttttgattatcattataatgatacattttttaattttagattttgtaaactaattttgtatttttttttcatgtttttcattaattaaattaaagaaatattaaaattgctctaaaattaatgatttaatgtatatgaataaaatgtgtGTATACATTAAGactattaagtaaatttatattacacacTTACATAATGTTGGTAGGAAGGGGGgtcgtattaaaaataatttattttgggggGTCGTGGATCAAAAAAGGTTGCGCGCCACTGTTCTAACTTATTAACTCATTAATTGGGCCTTGAAAAAATTAATCtcaaaagtgtttttttttttaatggcttttaaaaaaactatcagACATTGGTCGGTTTCACATTTTTCAGTTGGTGGTTCAAGAATAGTTTTTACTACCCACCCAACTACCATAaagttatattaggtacaaaaacttacttaaaaatgttacttCTAATTGTATCAAAAAAGAAGTGTACATACTCAGTTGCTTCACAGCAATCAACAACTACtgttaagttcaaatatttttcgcTTTACCACATGATAcatattgtattgcatttttctACTCATCTTGTATTAATGAGCGTACCTAATCCTTTTACAAATCATTGCATATTAGATGCACCATCATAATAGCTTGTCAAATTTTGCCTccaatttaagttatatttgtcacatttttacaaaataaattataacataactgCATCTTATTTCCAGTTATATCAACACAAAATAATCACTCTTTTATGAacacattacacataatttgtacaatacacttaataaatatgcataaaagaaaattgatcGAACTCTGACACATTAGTTGTTGAATTCAATATAAGTGAATACATTTCAGCCAATTTCACATTATAGAGTAGTTCagtaataacgatattattataatacaatatactagtaggtactaaataatgtCACATTGTCTCATACTTTATGTgactatttttagattctggagtgatgaatgtattgattttacaatgatgtgttttttattacttttttctatatttttttaaaatttttaatgtcTGTTAATACCTTTTAGAACGGTAAGTGCTTAGAT from the Acyrthosiphon pisum isolate AL4f chromosome X, pea_aphid_22Mar2018_4r6ur, whole genome shotgun sequence genome contains:
- the LOC103308101 gene encoding protein FAM200A-like, which encodes MCVSICTDGAAALTGSKKGFKAKVLEVSSNIMFNHCMIHREALASKKLQPDVNKVLLNAICVINFIKSKSLNSRLFTILCNEMGSDHEKLLLHTEVRWLSRGKILSRLFELRDEARIFLLEQFLSDNDVDINMIKEIITTHLISLLINFNARFEDFPEESLGWIRNPFHFNINEIKLGNLKISEELIDLSSDENLRIRFQENACDTFWISIKFEYPELSKQAISILLPFASTYLCETAFSTLTIIKNKYRSGLNVEADLRVAVSNIKPNIESIMSTMQAQVSH